One Dokdonia sp. Dokd-P16 genomic window carries:
- a CDS encoding peptidylprolyl isomerase — MAILNKIRSKSIFLIIIIALALFAFIFSSILDSGGFNADKQNRVASINGVSIDREAFASKVEEQTRRLGANASTTRAVNTVWEQEINRVVLEEQYEELGIEVGRDRTQELLKQALQNDTRFQDGDGFFSEGKMQEFIATLKDSQNPGDYQNWLNFEENLRNQEKQSIYYNLIKAGVGSTLKDGEIAYRLDNNNVDIQFVQVPYTSVPDEEATVSKEEIQKYVNEHKEEYKTDETRSIRFVKFSEEASLEDENALKAELSKLRNEYTSRNGATGVTETLAGFDKTDRVEDFLLDNSDIPYVNRWFFKNNLPATIADTLFAIGKGGVYGPYKDNNYMNLSRVMDVRKMPDSVKSRHILIDFKGAVTNTQRGPVPSSATRSKEDAKKLADSLLSVIKRNKGKFEELAKEFSSDKNNSEKGGDLDYQNPNLFAEGYRDFIVDNKTGSVGVAETNFGYHVIEITDQKNLQDVIKVATVVKEIAPSDKTISSIYNTTQKFELAAQDGDFQEVATENGYTVRPVQRIRAMDENLPGEGAQRSIVQWAFEEEVSVGDIKRFPVNNGYIVAQVTRRTPKGTERVEDVSTQVTPILRNMKKAAIIKGKLSGATLAEMAQSQSQTVKTASAISMNAPTIAGAGNEPKVVGAAFGLKEGEISDPIEGSRGVYVVQVTKITEAPALENYASFATQEAQKARVAVSSKVLNALKEAAEIEDNRATFY, encoded by the coding sequence ATGGCAATTTTAAATAAAATACGTAGCAAGAGCATCTTTTTGATAATCATTATCGCACTTGCGCTATTTGCATTCATTTTTTCTTCAATTTTAGATAGTGGAGGTTTTAATGCTGATAAGCAAAACCGCGTAGCATCTATTAATGGAGTAAGTATTGATCGTGAAGCTTTTGCTTCAAAAGTAGAGGAGCAAACACGTAGGTTAGGAGCAAATGCCTCAACTACACGTGCTGTAAATACAGTGTGGGAGCAAGAAATTAATCGTGTTGTTCTTGAAGAGCAGTATGAAGAATTAGGTATTGAAGTAGGTAGAGACCGCACGCAAGAATTATTAAAGCAAGCATTGCAAAACGATACACGTTTTCAAGATGGTGATGGTTTCTTTAGTGAGGGTAAGATGCAAGAATTTATCGCAACTCTTAAAGACAGCCAGAATCCTGGTGATTACCAAAACTGGTTAAATTTTGAAGAAAACTTAAGAAATCAAGAAAAGCAAAGTATATACTACAACCTTATTAAGGCAGGAGTAGGATCTACACTTAAAGATGGTGAGATTGCTTACAGACTTGATAATAATAATGTAGACATACAGTTTGTACAAGTCCCTTATACTTCAGTTCCGGATGAAGAGGCTACAGTAAGTAAAGAAGAAATTCAGAAATATGTAAATGAGCATAAAGAAGAATACAAAACAGACGAAACTCGTAGTATCCGTTTTGTAAAGTTTTCTGAAGAAGCTTCATTAGAAGATGAAAATGCACTTAAAGCTGAGTTGTCAAAACTTAGAAATGAATACACATCTCGTAACGGTGCAACTGGAGTAACGGAAACACTTGCAGGATTTGATAAAACAGATAGAGTAGAAGATTTCTTACTAGACAATTCTGATATTCCTTATGTAAACCGTTGGTTCTTTAAAAATAACTTACCTGCAACTATTGCAGATACACTATTCGCTATTGGTAAAGGTGGCGTATACGGTCCTTATAAGGATAACAATTACATGAACCTTTCTCGTGTAATGGATGTGAGAAAAATGCCAGACTCAGTAAAGTCTCGTCATATTTTAATTGATTTTAAAGGAGCAGTAACAAATACACAGAGAGGACCAGTTCCTTCATCTGCTACTCGTTCTAAAGAAGATGCAAAGAAACTTGCAGATAGTCTACTTTCAGTTATCAAAAGAAACAAAGGGAAGTTTGAAGAGCTAGCAAAAGAATTTTCTTCAGATAAAAATAATAGTGAAAAAGGAGGTGATCTTGATTACCAAAATCCAAATCTTTTTGCTGAAGGTTACAGAGACTTTATCGTAGATAATAAAACTGGATCTGTAGGCGTTGCCGAAACAAACTTTGGTTACCACGTGATTGAGATTACAGATCAAAAGAACCTTCAAGATGTAATTAAGGTTGCAACGGTAGTAAAAGAGATTGCACCATCAGATAAAACAATCTCATCTATCTACAATACAACGCAAAAATTTGAACTAGCTGCACAAGATGGAGATTTCCAAGAAGTAGCAACAGAAAATGGTTATACAGTAAGACCAGTACAACGTATACGTGCAATGGATGAGAATCTTCCTGGTGAAGGTGCTCAACGTTCAATCGTACAGTGGGCTTTTGAAGAAGAAGTTTCTGTAGGAGATATTAAGCGTTTTCCAGTAAACAATGGATATATTGTAGCACAAGTTACTCGTCGCACTCCTAAGGGAACAGAACGTGTAGAAGATGTATCTACTCAGGTAACTCCTATACTTCGTAACATGAAGAAAGCAGCTATCATTAAAGGGAAGCTTTCTGGAGCTACGCTTGCAGAGATGGCACAGTCACAAAGCCAAACTGTAAAAACTGCATCTGCAATATCTATGAATGCACCAACGATTGCTGGAGCAGGTAATGAGCCTAAAGTTGTAGGAGCAGCTTTTGGATTAAAAGAGGGAGAAATTTCTGATCCTATTGAAGGTTCAAGAGGAGTTTATGTGGTTCAAGTAACTAAAATTACGGAAGCACCAGCTCTTGAAAACTACGCATCTTTTGCAACTCAAGAAGCTCAAAAGGCAAGAGTAGCAGTAAGTTCTAAAGTACTTAATGCACTTAAAGAAGCTGCAGAAATTGAAGATAACAGAGCTACTTTTTACTAG
- a CDS encoding type III pantothenate kinase translates to MQLIIDVGNTRVKTAVFNGDVLQAWHHFLLEDFIEEVGEFAGLYPINKAIISSVGRLSKEQAQSVQLRFPTIILSHKTPLPFKNDYGTPHTLGVDRIALVSAFAKAYPKKNGLIIDAGTCITYDFITAEGSYKGGAISPGLRLRYETLNNLTANLPLLEKQMPESIVGKSTHEAIHSGVVQGVLLEIDGAINHYKEHYNVETVIITGGDAEFLAKRLKNSIFAHSKFLLEGLNYILTYQND, encoded by the coding sequence ATGCAGCTTATTATTGATGTAGGGAATACGAGGGTCAAAACGGCTGTTTTTAATGGCGATGTGTTACAGGCTTGGCACCACTTCCTTCTTGAAGATTTTATAGAGGAAGTTGGAGAATTTGCAGGCTTGTATCCTATTAATAAAGCGATCATATCTTCTGTAGGGAGGCTTTCTAAAGAGCAGGCGCAATCTGTGCAGCTGCGATTTCCTACAATTATTCTTAGTCATAAAACTCCGCTTCCATTTAAAAACGATTACGGTACTCCGCACACACTTGGTGTGGATAGGATTGCGCTGGTTTCCGCTTTCGCGAAAGCGTATCCTAAAAAAAATGGACTCATAATAGATGCAGGTACCTGTATTACCTATGATTTTATTACTGCAGAAGGCTCTTATAAAGGAGGGGCGATATCACCAGGATTGCGATTGCGATATGAAACTCTAAACAATCTCACGGCAAATTTACCACTGCTCGAAAAGCAGATGCCAGAGAGTATTGTGGGGAAAAGTACTCATGAAGCAATACACTCCGGCGTTGTGCAAGGGGTTTTACTTGAAATTGATGGGGCAATAAATCATTATAAAGAGCATTATAATGTAGAAACCGTAATAATAACAGGGGGTGATGCCGAATTCTTGGCAAAACGATTAAAAAATAGCATCTTTGCGCACTCAAAATTTTTGTTAGAGGGCCTCAATTATATCTTAACATATCAGAATGATTAA
- a CDS encoding GYDIA family GHMP kinase, translating to MNSSFYSHGKLLLTAEYLVLDGAEALALPTTRGQQLTVTTTQDQGLRWKSELHDGSTWFETHFTLPIKDCAVPNGDIPQRLLTILQAAQELNPQFLQGQDGLIATSTLEFPRDWGLGSSSTLITNIALWAQVNPYKLLEMTFGGSGYDIACSTAQSAITYQRTKSDPIIKSVAFDPDFKENIFFIHLNKKQNSRESIKHYRSLDSNFLLNEVSHFSQLTTAVKESKTLQAFEKLLAEHEERLSKIIKTPTIKSELFSDYPHLVKSLGGWGGDFVMVTGEAQEMEYFKNKGFHTIIPYCEMILNF from the coding sequence GTGAACTCATCTTTTTACAGCCATGGTAAGTTATTATTAACCGCAGAATATCTGGTTCTTGATGGTGCAGAAGCACTTGCGCTTCCCACGACCAGAGGTCAGCAACTTACAGTCACAACAACGCAAGATCAAGGCTTACGTTGGAAAAGCGAGCTACATGATGGTTCCACATGGTTTGAAACCCATTTTACATTACCCATAAAAGACTGCGCAGTTCCTAATGGGGATATCCCGCAGCGCTTACTTACCATATTACAAGCAGCACAAGAACTTAATCCACAGTTTTTACAAGGGCAAGACGGGCTTATAGCAACTAGCACTTTAGAATTCCCAAGAGATTGGGGTCTGGGCTCCTCCTCTACTCTTATTACAAACATTGCTTTATGGGCTCAAGTTAACCCTTATAAGCTACTTGAAATGACTTTTGGAGGAAGTGGCTATGATATTGCCTGTTCAACAGCACAGAGCGCCATTACCTACCAGAGAACGAAAAGCGACCCAATCATCAAAAGTGTAGCTTTTGATCCTGACTTTAAAGAAAACATCTTCTTTATACACCTCAATAAAAAGCAAAACAGTCGAGAAAGCATTAAGCACTATAGAAGCTTAGACAGCAACTTCCTCCTCAACGAGGTTTCTCATTTTTCTCAACTCACCACAGCAGTCAAAGAAAGCAAAACACTTCAAGCTTTTGAAAAACTGCTTGCTGAACACGAGGAAAGACTTTCTAAAATTATCAAAACTCCTACTATTAAAAGCGAGCTATTTTCTGACTATCCACACCTTGTTAAGAGTTTAGGAGGTTGGGGAGGTGATTTTGTAATGGTTACCGGAGAAGCTCAAGAAATGGAATATTTTAAAAACAAAGGCTTTCACACCATCATTCCTTATTGCGAGATGATACTAAACTTCTAA
- a CDS encoding peptide MFS transporter gives MEYKFGGSETNQKTVLGHPSGLFVLFFTEMWERFSYYGMRALLVLFLVSAIIDGGWGWERAEALQLYAFYTGLVYVTPILGGLIADKITGYRKAVIIGALLMTLGHASMAFEISSDIFFYAGLILLIIGNGMFKPNISSMVGQLYKDQGKEKDAGYTIFYMGINSGAFLGILLCGYIGESVGWHYGFGLAGIFMLVGMLQFYFAQGIFGKIGSAPAKAGELDDVIEDGVENAADSIEDVIDDAEKSKVTRDRLIVISVLAFFTIFFWWAFEQAGGSMTIFAADYTDRVLEGSSGMTFKIVNTILTVVPMLIITWVLAMLFKQTYGKYALSNIILGLGFVIIWGIVIWMLSRQFADDAPEVPASWFGILNSFFIIAFAPLFSKIWKSKYNPSGPVKFAIGLILLGLGFGILSFGSMGIPLGAKTASVSMVFLVLAYLFHTLGELCVSPVGLSYVSKLAPAKLVGLMFGIWFVANFIANFAAGITGSYIDPIVEEHGMAIFFLIFTVIPAAAGVVMLLLNKTLIRMMHGIR, from the coding sequence ATGGAATATAAATTCGGTGGTTCTGAAACCAACCAAAAGACTGTGCTAGGGCATCCTTCAGGTCTTTTTGTTCTCTTTTTTACAGAAATGTGGGAACGTTTTTCTTATTATGGAATGCGTGCATTACTTGTTTTATTTTTAGTATCAGCTATTATTGATGGCGGCTGGGGCTGGGAGCGAGCAGAGGCACTACAGTTATATGCGTTTTATACAGGTCTAGTTTATGTGACTCCAATATTAGGAGGTTTAATAGCTGATAAGATTACAGGATATAGAAAAGCTGTAATCATAGGTGCCTTATTGATGACACTAGGTCACGCATCTATGGCTTTTGAGATTAGTTCAGATATTTTCTTTTATGCAGGTCTTATATTACTCATCATTGGTAACGGTATGTTTAAGCCGAATATTTCTTCGATGGTAGGGCAGTTATATAAGGATCAAGGTAAAGAAAAGGATGCGGGATATACCATATTTTACATGGGTATTAACTCCGGAGCTTTTTTAGGTATTTTACTTTGTGGTTATATAGGTGAGTCTGTTGGATGGCACTATGGTTTTGGACTTGCGGGAATTTTCATGCTTGTAGGAATGCTTCAGTTTTATTTTGCTCAAGGTATCTTTGGTAAAATAGGGTCAGCACCAGCAAAAGCTGGCGAACTTGATGATGTCATAGAGGATGGTGTTGAAAATGCTGCAGATAGTATTGAAGATGTTATTGATGATGCCGAAAAGTCTAAAGTAACTCGTGATCGTTTAATTGTAATTAGTGTTCTTGCATTTTTTACTATTTTCTTTTGGTGGGCATTTGAGCAAGCAGGAGGGTCTATGACCATCTTTGCAGCAGATTATACAGATAGAGTTCTTGAAGGTAGTAGTGGTATGACTTTTAAAATAGTCAACACAATACTTACAGTAGTTCCTATGCTTATTATTACATGGGTATTAGCGATGTTATTTAAGCAAACGTATGGTAAATACGCACTTTCTAATATTATCTTAGGCTTAGGTTTTGTTATTATTTGGGGAATTGTAATCTGGATGTTATCTCGTCAGTTTGCAGATGACGCTCCAGAAGTACCTGCTTCTTGGTTCGGAATATTAAACTCATTCTTTATCATTGCATTTGCTCCTTTATTTTCAAAAATATGGAAGAGCAAATACAACCCTAGCGGACCAGTGAAGTTTGCTATTGGACTTATTCTTTTAGGTCTTGGTTTTGGTATTCTTTCTTTTGGATCTATGGGAATTCCATTAGGTGCAAAAACTGCTTCTGTAAGTATGGTATTTCTAGTACTTGCATATTTATTCCATACACTAGGAGAGTTATGTGTATCACCAGTTGGACTTTCATATGTAAGTAAACTTGCACCAGCAAAACTTGTTGGGCTTATGTTTGGTATCTGGTTTGTTGCAAACTTTATAGCAAACTTTGCAGCGGGTATAACGGGTAGTTATATTGATCCAATAGTTGAGGAGCATGGAATGGCAATCTTCTTTTTGATATTTACCGTAATACCAGCAGCAGCAGGTGTTGTAATGTTATTACTAAATAAAACACTTATTAGAATGATGCATGGTATACGCTAA
- the lptC gene encoding LPS export ABC transporter periplasmic protein LptC, translating into MYLLHRNILKFLVTAFAVTLFLSCGDKGEEIRKMSIKSDGPVTEGRGINLKYTDSGKVTAHLKTPYIKNYANSPFPYEEFPEGVEVVFIDDDKENVITSDYAIRYKYTNLIDLQQNVTLVTSDSVTLKAEQLYWDQTNNWIFTDQPYTIITKDGSRNDGDLFDSNEDFTNFVSLNNVSKQYVKENKEDL; encoded by the coding sequence ATGTATCTACTACATAGAAATATATTAAAATTCTTAGTCACGGCTTTTGCCGTGACTTTGTTTTTAAGTTGTGGTGATAAAGGAGAGGAGATACGTAAAATGAGTATCAAGTCTGACGGACCTGTGACAGAAGGAAGAGGTATCAACTTAAAATATACAGACTCTGGAAAGGTGACGGCTCATCTCAAGACACCATATATAAAGAATTATGCAAATTCTCCTTTTCCATATGAGGAGTTTCCAGAAGGGGTAGAGGTTGTTTTTATAGATGATGATAAAGAGAATGTGATTACCTCAGATTATGCAATACGTTATAAATACACAAATCTCATAGATTTGCAACAAAACGTAACGCTTGTAACTAGTGACTCTGTTACGCTTAAGGCAGAGCAGTTGTATTGGGATCAAACTAATAACTGGATTTTTACAGATCAACCTTATACCATTATAACAAAAGATGGCTCCCGCAATGATGGAGACCTTTTTGATTCTAATGAAGACTTTACAAATTTTGTATCTTTAAACAACGTAAGTAAACAATACGTTAAAGAAAATAAAGAAGACTTATGA
- a CDS encoding S9 family peptidase — MKIQLFLSAILLMAIQSATAQKKQITLEDIWKEGTFSAERLQSIHSMANGQEYAVQNFDRATRTGSVDIYSYATGDKVRTAVSSADIEGLDYFISYEFSGDEKQVLLATKLQSIFRRSTLGEFYVWNTLSRKLTKVSDDLIQEPTFSPDGTMIAYGKGNNLYVFNIAEGTTQQLTTDGKKNSIINGITDWVYEEEFGFVRAFDWSADSKKIAYIRFDETDVPEFSMDIYGKELYQTQSVFKYPKAGEANAKVTLRLHNLDSGNSRKVKDVEINLGDNAGYYIPRISWSKDPNVLSVQTLNRHQDTLKLSLFNAATYQTTLAVLETDKAYVDVTDNLTFLEDNSFIWTSEKDGWNHVYHHNADGTLKSQVTSGDWEVTGYYGYDAKTKRIFYQSSENGSINRGVYAIGLNGKKKQALAVKEGTNDADFSANFSNFIHTYSNTTTPYRFTLNDAKDGKQIRVIKDNNDLKELYATYDISPKEFFEIDVNGVSLNAYMIKPTSFDPNKKYPLFMTQYSGPGSQSVANKWDTSNDYWFQMLAQNDYIVVCVDPRGTGLKGRDFKKITQKELGKYEVQDQIAAAKQLSERPYIDENRTGIWGWSYGGFMASNCLFQGADTFEMAIAVAPVTSWRFYDSIYTERYMQTPQENASGYDNNSPMSHVDKMEGDLLLVHGGGDDNVHVQNSTRLVEALVQANKQFDYFNYPDRNHGIYGGNTRFHLYTMMTEFIKEKL; from the coding sequence ATGAAAATACAACTCTTTTTGAGTGCCATTTTACTCATGGCAATCCAGAGCGCAACTGCGCAAAAAAAGCAAATCACCCTTGAAGATATATGGAAAGAAGGCACCTTTAGTGCAGAGAGACTCCAGTCTATTCACTCCATGGCAAACGGACAAGAGTATGCTGTTCAAAACTTTGATAGAGCGACACGTACGGGAAGTGTAGATATTTATAGCTATGCGACGGGAGATAAAGTGCGTACAGCAGTAAGCAGTGCAGATATTGAAGGTCTTGATTATTTCATCAGTTATGAATTTAGTGGTGATGAAAAGCAAGTCTTGCTAGCGACCAAGCTACAGTCAATCTTTAGAAGATCTACGCTAGGCGAATTTTATGTTTGGAATACGCTTTCGCGAAAGCTAACAAAGGTTTCAGATGATCTTATCCAAGAGCCTACATTTTCTCCTGATGGGACGATGATTGCTTACGGAAAGGGTAACAACTTATATGTATTTAACATCGCAGAAGGTACAACCCAGCAGCTTACTACAGATGGAAAGAAAAATAGTATTATAAACGGTATTACGGATTGGGTCTATGAAGAAGAATTTGGTTTTGTGCGCGCCTTCGATTGGAGTGCAGATAGCAAGAAGATAGCTTATATACGTTTTGACGAAACAGATGTTCCAGAATTCTCTATGGATATTTATGGCAAAGAATTATACCAGACGCAGTCAGTTTTTAAATACCCTAAAGCTGGTGAGGCAAATGCAAAAGTAACATTACGCCTTCACAACTTAGATAGCGGAAATAGCCGTAAAGTAAAGGATGTTGAGATAAACCTAGGAGATAACGCTGGGTACTATATTCCACGTATTTCTTGGTCAAAAGATCCAAACGTACTTTCTGTACAAACGTTAAATCGTCATCAAGATACATTGAAGTTGTCACTTTTTAACGCAGCGACATACCAAACTACACTAGCTGTTCTTGAAACTGATAAAGCGTATGTAGACGTTACAGATAATCTTACTTTTCTAGAAGACAACAGCTTTATCTGGACAAGCGAAAAAGATGGATGGAATCACGTGTATCACCACAATGCAGATGGAACTCTTAAAAGCCAAGTAACATCAGGCGACTGGGAAGTGACAGGATATTACGGTTATGATGCAAAGACCAAAAGGATATTTTACCAAAGCTCAGAAAATGGTTCAATAAACCGAGGGGTTTACGCGATAGGACTTAACGGTAAAAAGAAACAAGCACTCGCTGTAAAAGAGGGAACAAATGATGCCGATTTTAGTGCAAACTTTAGCAACTTCATCCATACATATTCAAACACAACAACGCCTTATCGTTTTACACTTAATGATGCTAAGGATGGAAAGCAAATACGTGTTATAAAAGACAATAATGATCTCAAAGAGCTTTATGCTACTTATGATATTTCTCCAAAGGAATTTTTTGAGATTGACGTAAACGGAGTTTCTCTTAATGCATATATGATTAAACCTACAAGCTTTGATCCTAATAAAAAGTATCCATTATTTATGACTCAGTACTCTGGGCCTGGATCGCAAAGCGTTGCAAATAAATGGGATACAAGTAATGATTACTGGTTCCAGATGCTTGCTCAGAACGACTATATCGTGGTTTGTGTAGATCCTAGAGGAACAGGATTAAAGGGACGTGATTTTAAGAAAATCACTCAGAAGGAATTAGGGAAGTATGAAGTACAAGATCAAATAGCAGCTGCTAAACAATTAAGTGAACGTCCATATATAGATGAAAATCGCACAGGAATCTGGGGATGGAGTTATGGAGGCTTTATGGCGTCTAATTGTCTTTTTCAAGGAGCAGATACCTTTGAAATGGCGATTGCTGTTGCGCCAGTTACTTCATGGAGATTTTATGATTCTATTTATACAGAGCGTTACATGCAAACTCCGCAAGAAAATGCAAGTGGGTATGATAACAACTCTCCTATGAGCCACGTAGATAAGATGGAAGGTGACTTATTACTTGTGCATGGAGGTGGAGATGATAATGTGCATGTGCAAAACTCTACGCGTCTCGTAGAAGCTTTAGTACAAGCAAATAAGCAATTTGACTACTTCAATTATCCAGATAGAAACCACGGTATCTATGGAGGGAATACGCGTTTTCATTTATATACAATGATGACAGAATTCATAAAAGAAAAACTTTAA
- a CDS encoding hemolysin family protein, with protein sequence MGSFEVQIIVVCCSLILSAFFSGMEIAYISANKIHIEIEKKQNDFLSIVLTRLTARPSKFIATMLLGNNIALVVYGYFMGALLQGWLEGLPFGENLTWLATFVQEFSLLSQTIISTIVILITAEFLPKVFFQIYANKLLKFFAIPAYIFYLLFYFLSAFIIWVSDLVLKYLFKTDGDEVQLAFTKVELGNYISEQMESVNDQDDVDTEIQIFQNALEFSEVKSREVMLPRTEIIAVDERTTPAAINKIFIDTGLSKILVYKDTIDDIIGYVHSFELFKKPKTISSVLMPVVYVPETMLVKDVLNMLTKKRKSICVVIDEYGGTSGMMTVEDIVEELFGEIEDEHDTAELIEEQLGEDHYKLSARHEVDYLNEMYKLNLPESENYETLGGLVVSHAEEIPQEGENIEIDGIIFHILETSNTKIELLEVRISKD encoded by the coding sequence ATGGGCAGCTTTGAAGTCCAGATAATTGTCGTTTGTTGCTCATTAATATTATCTGCATTCTTCTCAGGAATGGAGATTGCATACATTTCGGCAAACAAAATCCATATTGAAATAGAAAAAAAACAGAATGATTTTCTTTCTATTGTATTAACTCGTCTTACTGCGAGACCTTCAAAGTTTATCGCAACCATGTTGCTGGGTAATAATATTGCTTTGGTGGTATATGGTTATTTTATGGGAGCACTCTTACAAGGGTGGCTTGAGGGTTTGCCTTTCGGCGAAAATTTGACGTGGTTAGCTACATTCGTCCAAGAATTCAGTCTATTGAGTCAGACTATTATTTCTACCATTGTCATTCTAATTACTGCAGAATTTTTACCCAAAGTATTTTTTCAGATTTATGCAAACAAGCTGTTGAAGTTTTTTGCTATACCTGCCTATATTTTCTATCTGCTGTTTTATTTTTTAAGTGCTTTTATAATCTGGGTTTCAGACTTAGTACTTAAATATTTGTTTAAAACAGATGGAGATGAGGTGCAGCTAGCTTTCACGAAAGTGGAATTAGGAAATTATATTTCTGAGCAAATGGAATCTGTAAATGATCAAGATGATGTAGATACAGAAATTCAGATATTTCAAAATGCACTAGAATTTTCTGAGGTGAAGTCCAGAGAGGTAATGCTTCCTCGTACAGAAATTATTGCGGTTGATGAGCGTACTACGCCAGCAGCGATCAATAAAATATTTATTGATACTGGGCTGTCTAAGATATTAGTCTACAAAGACACAATAGATGATATTATAGGGTATGTGCACTCTTTTGAGTTATTTAAGAAACCTAAAACGATAAGTAGTGTTCTCATGCCTGTGGTGTATGTGCCAGAAACAATGCTTGTGAAAGATGTGTTGAATATGCTTACTAAGAAGCGCAAGAGTATTTGTGTGGTTATTGATGAGTATGGTGGTACGAGTGGCATGATGACCGTAGAAGATATTGTAGAAGAGCTTTTTGGAGAGATAGAGGATGAGCATGATACGGCAGAGCTTATTGAGGAGCAGCTAGGAGAAGATCATTACAAACTTTCTGCTAGGCATGAGGTAGATTACCTCAATGAAATGTATAAATTAAACCTTCCAGAGAGCGAAAACTATGAGACTTTAGGAGGTTTAGTAGTGAGCCACGCAGAGGAAATACCACAAGAAGGAGAGAACATAGAGATAGACGGAATAATCTTTCATATCCTAGAGACTTCAAATACAAAAATCGAACTCTTGGAAGTCCGTATTTCTAAAGACTAA
- a CDS encoding hydroxymethylglutaryl-CoA reductase, degradative, whose protein sequence is MTKAISGFSRLSKTEKIAWLTSTYFENPTQATEVLSSYWNDDKKLQQLHDEFIENTITNYYLPLGVAPNFVINDRIYTIPMAIEESSVVAAASKAAKFWQDRGGFKTTVLGTTKVGQVHFTYDGDASLLTSFFESIKPQLIADTAAITKNMEKRGGGIKDITLVNKTSAVTDYYQLHCTFETLNAMGANFINSCLEQFATTLKTGFEEEVRFRESGANLTVIMSILSNYVPDCVVRAEVSCPVNDLSEKNIDGAQFAKKFIQAIAIAEEEPYRAVTHNKGIMNGIDAVILATGNDFRAVEAGVHAYAARDGQYRSLTHASVNDGIFKFWIEVPLALGTVGGLTKLHPLVKWSMELLENPSAQELMQIVAVAGLAQNFAALKSLTTTGIQEGHMKMHLMNILNQMEATTAEKQETVTHFKTNTVTHSAVVSFIEALRS, encoded by the coding sequence ATGACAAAGGCAATATCAGGATTTTCAAGACTTTCAAAAACGGAGAAAATAGCGTGGCTCACGTCTACGTATTTTGAAAATCCAACACAGGCAACTGAGGTGCTATCATCTTACTGGAATGATGATAAAAAATTACAACAGCTACACGATGAGTTTATAGAAAACACCATCACTAACTACTACTTACCACTAGGTGTTGCGCCAAACTTTGTTATAAATGATCGTATTTACACCATCCCCATGGCTATTGAGGAAAGCTCTGTAGTTGCTGCCGCAAGTAAAGCGGCAAAATTCTGGCAAGATAGAGGTGGTTTTAAAACTACCGTGCTAGGAACTACAAAAGTAGGCCAAGTACATTTTACCTATGATGGTGATGCCTCGCTTTTGACATCATTTTTTGAATCCATCAAGCCACAGTTAATTGCAGATACCGCTGCAATCACAAAAAACATGGAGAAACGTGGTGGTGGCATTAAAGACATCACACTCGTTAACAAAACTTCAGCTGTAACAGATTACTACCAACTTCATTGCACGTTTGAAACGCTAAATGCAATGGGAGCCAATTTTATAAATAGTTGTCTAGAACAATTTGCAACGACACTTAAAACAGGTTTTGAGGAAGAAGTACGCTTTCGCGAAAGCGGTGCAAACCTAACCGTTATCATGTCTATTTTATCAAACTATGTTCCAGATTGTGTCGTGAGAGCAGAAGTAAGTTGCCCAGTAAACGACCTTTCTGAAAAGAATATAGATGGTGCGCAATTTGCTAAAAAATTCATCCAAGCAATTGCTATTGCCGAAGAAGAACCTTACCGCGCAGTGACTCACAACAAAGGAATAATGAATGGTATTGATGCCGTAATTCTTGCCACTGGAAACGACTTTAGAGCCGTAGAGGCTGGTGTGCACGCGTATGCCGCTAGAGATGGCCAATATAGAAGTCTTACACATGCTAGTGTAAATGATGGAATATTTAAATTTTGGATTGAGGTACCACTCGCACTAGGAACCGTAGGCGGACTTACAAAATTACATCCGCTGGTAAAGTGGTCTATGGAATTGCTAGAAAACCCATCTGCACAAGAGCTTATGCAAATTGTAGCTGTCGCTGGACTTGCACAGAATTTTGCAGCCTTAAAATCACTCACTACAACGGGAATTCAAGAAGGACACATGAAAATGCACCTCATGAATATCCTTAATCAAATGGAAGCAACTACTGCAGAAAAACAAGAAACAGTCACTCATTTTAAGACCAATACGGTTACACATAGCGCCGTTGTTTCTTTTATAGAAGCACTACGCTCATAA